CACCAATGTGATAACTCACTCTCCGGGTGTCCCcgccttccccccaccccacccccaaacacacacacacacacacaccccctctGTGGCGGACAGCTATTTCCTCCCTCAgcctccctcccctgcctccgCCTGCCTCTGCTTCTTGTCCAGCTGCCACCAGGAGCCGGCGACCCAGTGCTCCCTCCGTGCTCAGGTAAGGAAGGTGGTggcccaggggctggggtggcctCGCTGCCCTCTCTGGGCTCATGAAGGTGCGGATTTACCAGAAGAGACGGCTGTTATCAGCCAGGATGGCAGAGGTTTGAGTTCAACAAAACCCAGGGGGGCTCGCTGCTCAGAAGAGGGAAGGTAACTAAATTCGGGGGACATTAACTGGGTATCAGGCACAGGGGTAAACCATTTAAGCTTCTCTCTCAATACTCACCAGAGTGAGAAGGTGGGAAAGATTCCGCCAGCAGGCTCAGGGTTAACTGCCCCACGTTCACCCAGCCTAAGAAACagaggagctgggattcaaacccaggtctctgGCTCCAAAAGCTTGTGTTCTCTAACCCCCAACTCTCTGCCAAAGCAGGGGCCCTGGCTGCTGGGCTCCCCAGGAGTCCCGGGGACGGAGCAGATGGTTCCCAAGGGTTGCAGCAGGACTGAGCTCTCTGAGCGTCCCTGGGGACCTGGCCAGGCAGCCACCAGATGGAAGGGAATACATTGGTGCAGAGTGGGGATGGCACTCATCCGTCTGTTGGGAGTGgagtcccagctccaccactgcAGCTGGGAATGTTGGGCAAGTTGCTgtgcttctctgaacctcagtttcctcttctggaaaGTGGGTTCTCATAGGGTTACTGCGAGTGCAACTGCTCTGCAAAGTCTAAAGCTTAGGGAGTAGGACTATTCTTGGGGTGCTCCCTTCCCACCCACCTGCTGATGCCCTGCTCCAAGGGGCTCACTTGCCTGGGAAATTCTAGATAGATATCTCAGGACCCCACCCCAGAAAGGCCCACAGTCCCTGGAAAGGAGTGGATTTACTTCCCTAGCCAATGGGGTACCCCAAGGAAAGCCCCATACTGAAGACCAccccccttcttccttcttctcctcttgCTTAGAACAGGGACGGAGGAAAGTATACAGGCTAAGTGCAGAACTGTCGTTTGTTCCTACACAGGGCTGAGTTGGCCgggtggctttgggcaagttaaaCTCTCGaatgtttcctcatctgaatGTGGAGAGAAGCACTAGAGCCTTCTCCCTAGGGCTGGGAAAGCAACACCTGTGGAAAGGACCTCCCACAGCACCTGGTGTGTCGTGAGTGATCAGGACAACCTGGGATCTGACCCCACTCCCCACAAACCCCTGCCTCCTGCAGGGACCCCCAGCCCCATTTCTGTAGCCCTCCACCAGGTTCAGATCAGCAGCCCTCTCGGGTTCtcgggggatggggtggggggtgggggcaggagctgTAAGCAGGCACGTCTGGGGCAGGATCCAGGACCAGCCTCAATCACAACCTTGGcaaaggtgggtgggtgggtggcggCTTCTCAAGCCCCTGCTCCAGAGCAGTCACCTAACAAATATCTGCTGGATGACTGAGTAAACGAATGAACAGGgtggggcaggcagggcagctgaGAGGGGTCAGGCAGGGCAGAGGTCTGTGGGCCCCACCGGGCCTCCGGAGCCCCAATCAGGCAGTTCCCCTTCCCAgcctccccacacccccaccctctTCTTATCTTATTTCCTTTCCAGCTATGGAAGCGGGGAGGCCCAGTACCTGGTCCACACCCCCATCCAGCCACCAGCGGCCACTGTGGGAGCGTGCCCTGCATGGAGGGGCTGCCCAGGGGCAAGGCCTGGGGGCTGTGGGTGGGCTGGGGCATAGTGTCCTCCCCTAGCTCCTCTTATCTGGGGCCTCACTCATTCCCCAGCACTCTGGGCACTGGGAAAAGGAGTTCCATTTCCTCCACGTACCCTTGGGTCATCTGCTTAATAAAGATCACGCTGACATTTATCTAGGGTTAGTAAGTGTCAGGCTGTGCTCTAAATGCTTCAGAAGATGAACTCGTTTCATTCTCCCAACAACCCTAGGAGTTAGGTACTGCTAGGACACTGctatggatgaggaaacagacccaGGCAGGTAAAACGACTTGCCGGAGGTTGCTCAGTGGATAGGTGGTGGAGCTGGGACCTTACCTGCTTTCCTCCCTCTGCACCCATCTCTGCCGGGGCCCCCCAGACCCCTTGCTCAAACTTCCTAGTCCCCAGAGGCCTCATCCATAACATTCACAGGTCAGATTCTCATCTCCCGGctcccagcccagctcagccctCTCTCCAGGTCCCCCCAACTGCTAACCTCAGCCCCTCCGTCCCCCCAGTGCAGGGCTCTGCGATGTGGGCCAACGCCACCCTGAAGCCGCTCTGCCCCATCCTGGAGCAGATGAGCCGCCTCCAAAGCCACAGCAACTCCACCATCCGCTACATGGACCACGTCTCGGTGGTGCTGCACGGGCTGCTGGCGCTGCTAGGCGTGGCGGAGAACGGACTCATCCTCTTCGTGGTGGGCTGCCGCATGCGCCAGACGGTCGTCACCACCTGGGTGCTGCACCTGGCGCTCTCCGACCTGCTGGCCACCGCCTCCCTGCCCTTCTTCACCTACTTCCTGGCCATGGGCCACACGTGGACGCTGGGCACCACCTTCTGCAAGCTGCACTCCTCCGTCTTCTTCCTCAACATGTTCGCCAGCGGCTTCCTGCTCAGCGCCATCAGCCTGGACCGCTGCCTGCGCGTGGTCCGGCCCGTGTGGGCGCAGAACCACCGCAACGTCGCCACGGCCCACAAGGTCTGCCTGGTGCTCTGGGCCCTGGCGCTGCTCAACACCGTGCCCTACTTCGTGTTCCGGGACACCATCCCGCGGCGGGACGGGCGCATCATGTGCTACTACAACGTGCTGCTCCTGAACCCGGGGCCTGACCCCGACGCCACGTGCCACTCGCGCCAGGCGGCCCTGGCCGTCAGCAAGTTCCTGCTGGCCTTCGTGCTGCCGCTGGCCATCATCGCCTCGAGCCACGCCGCCGTGAGCGTGCAGCTGCGGCACCGCGGCCGCCGCCGGCCCGGCCGCTTCGTGCGCCTGGTGGCGGCCGTCGTGGTGGCCTTCGCGCTCTGCTGGGGGCCCTACCACGTCTTCAGCCTGCTCGAGGCGCGGGCGCACGGCGCCGTGGCGCTGCGGCCGCTCGTGTGGCGCGGCCTGCCCTTCGTCACCAGCCTGGCCTTCATCAACAGCGTGGTCAACCCGCTACTCTATGTGTTCACCTGCCCCGACGTGCTGCGCAAGCTGCGGCGCTCGCTGCGCACCGTGCTGGAGAGCGTGCTGGTGGACGACAGCGAGCTGGGCGGCGCGGGgagcagccgccgccgccgcgcctcctccaccaccaccacttcgGCCGCCTCCTTCTCGCTTGGCGGCCGCCGCCCGCCCACGCTGGGGCCCGCGCGCCTCCTCCGCTGGCTGCGGGACGGCCGCGCCGCGCCCCCGCCGAGGGACCGGACCCGGTCCCAGGACGAGAGGGGCCCGCTGAATCGCGCGCTGAGCACCGCTTCCGACTAGGACGCGCgcctcagcccctcctccccgggAGGCAAAGGCCGGGCGGTGGGCACTTGCGGGCGCAGGAGCACCAGCGGGGTACGTACCCGGGCTCCAACTTCCAAGGTCCTAACCTGGATCtggacccaggaatctgcattttaaagcgCCCTGGGTGCTTCACCAAAATAGTTAAGGCAGCGCTTCCCAAACTAATTTGCATTCGAATATGCCTAGGGGTCTAGTTAAAGTGCAGACTCGGATTCAGCAagtggcgggggtggggtggggctgctgAGATCCTgcctttctaacaagctcccaggcgAGCTCGGTGCTTCCCTCCGCGGATCATACTTTGAGGAACACGGGTTAAAATCGTAACCGACTTTCTCCGACTAGGATGGTGGACTCGTCAAGGGCCCACAGGGCGCATCTCCCTGGAGCTCAAGTCTACCAGATGAAGGGGGATGGAGGGcagtaaattttatattaaactAGGGATGTATTTCTGGAGTAGAAAGTGAGAGGAAAGGTTTGAGAAGCTGAGTTCCGTCTAGCCTCTTCCCGTTAGGCAATGTTTATTGAGCTGGACGCTCTATCTCACAATCTCAGGAGACAGCTCCTGTTAACTCCAGGTTTTACAGGAACGGGGAGGTTAAGTCACTCACCCAAAGTGTCATGGCTGGACTGACCGAGTCCACACTCTAACCTCTTAAACCTTGATGGCAAGTGAAAGCACACCCCATGACTTACCCAAGGACCCCATCTCTACCCTTCTAATCTGGCACTACCCAAAGTGTCTGTAAGGTGGAAAAGCAGGGGGGTACCACAGTCAAATCTCTGGGAAACCCTGGGCTAATCAAAGTCCAGCCGCAGCCCTGAGGACCGCACACCCAGCTTTGCCTCGCTAATCTGACCACAGCATCTGAGCCCTGAGCAGGCCTGGCACTTAGTGGGATGCCCAAGATCTTTGCAGCACTTGCCTCCCGACTGCACAGAGGCTGGGAAGGGCAGCCCTCACTCAAATTGCAGACTACAGGGGTAACTGGCATCTCTCCCAGGCACCATGACCTCATCTACTTATCCTCCACCTGCTGTGGACTTGAGGGCTGGGACACTGGATTTCAGCTCTGCATCCCAGGGACTGGCAGGGCTGGAAGCAcatgggggttgggggttgggtgAAACCTTACTGCAGAAGCTGGATGAGAAACTCTCTTCAGATCTTGGTCCAGTGCTTCTTGGGCCACCCCCGAGCTGGGCTGGGTAGCTCCCGGTGGGCTCCCAGCTGCAGCTGACCGAACAGGCAGCCCGCCCTGTGTTCCCTGCTTTGTTACTTCACAGCACTTGTCGCCATCTGACACACAACgtattttacttgtttattgtctgttgtTCCCCCTCAGAATGAAAGCTCCTTAAGGGCGGGGACTTTTGTCTGTGGCCTGTATTCCCTGGTACCTGGAGAATTGTGCCTGTATACagcaggtattcaataaatatttttcttgttgCCTGGAATGGGTGTTGAGTTAATGAGATCTTTGGGGCTGCTGGAGAAGCTGGTACAGAAAGAGGATGATGGAGGGAAACCCTGTTCCCTGCATCCT
This genomic stretch from Choloepus didactylus isolate mChoDid1 chromosome 6, mChoDid1.pri, whole genome shotgun sequence harbors:
- the PTGDR2 gene encoding prostaglandin D2 receptor 2, which codes for MWANATLKPLCPILEQMSRLQSHSNSTIRYMDHVSVVLHGLLALLGVAENGLILFVVGCRMRQTVVTTWVLHLALSDLLATASLPFFTYFLAMGHTWTLGTTFCKLHSSVFFLNMFASGFLLSAISLDRCLRVVRPVWAQNHRNVATAHKVCLVLWALALLNTVPYFVFRDTIPRRDGRIMCYYNVLLLNPGPDPDATCHSRQAALAVSKFLLAFVLPLAIIASSHAAVSVQLRHRGRRRPGRFVRLVAAVVVAFALCWGPYHVFSLLEARAHGAVALRPLVWRGLPFVTSLAFINSVVNPLLYVFTCPDVLRKLRRSLRTVLESVLVDDSELGGAGSSRRRRASSTTTTSAASFSLGGRRPPTLGPARLLRWLRDGRAAPPPRDRTRSQDERGPLNRALSTASD